The sequence below is a genomic window from Photobacterium atrarenae.
CCGCAGCGTATCGCCGGAAATCATTTTCAACCGCTGCCATTCCGGTTTGAGGCAAAAACCCATCAGCTCGCGCAGCACAGCAGCACCAAATGCACGTCGGACCCGAAAGCAATCAGCTCTCGCTGAGAGCCAGCGCTGGTAACCTGCCAGCAAAATCACCGGCTGGCGCCACGCCCGGGCAGCATGCTTATCTAAGATTTGCTTCATCGCTGTAGCGCGACGCTCATGATTGCCGGAAATCGCTCCAACCCGGCCGAAGGTATACTCACACAGCGACTGGTTTACCACGCCCACCGCTCCCGTGCGGGCCAGCTTGAGCCACAAATCCCAATCCGAAGCGGAGCGAAACCGGCCATCAAACCCACCCACCATCAGCAACGCACTTCGCCTGGCAATCACCGTACTGGTCCCGATCATATTTTCCCGGTACACCGCACTGAAAAAGTCGGGAAAAACCTGCGATGTCGAATCGCCACCGGCGGCTAAGCTGCGGGTAAATGCCGGCCAGAAACGAAAGCCACGCAGCGCCGAGGGCTGCTCGTCAATCCGGAATCGGTAGTCGGTGAAACTCATCACCAAGTGTGGATTTGCACGATGCAACGCAAGCTGATGCGCGAGTTTTTCAGGATGCCAATAATCATCAGCATCGAGAAACGCAATCAGCTCCCCGCGGGCCTGCTCGATAGCCAGATTTCGCGCCGCTGACACCCCGACTCGC
It includes:
- a CDS encoding glycosyltransferase family 2 protein gives rise to the protein MKTCMLTVVIPTYNCLDTLPAAIETVRRQHQALEILVVDDGSDDGSQPWLQAQEDIRVIRTERVGVSAARNLAIEQARGELIAFLDADDYWHPEKLAHQLALHRANPHLVMSFTDYRFRIDEQPSALRGFRFWPAFTRSLAAGGDSTSQVFPDFFSAVYRENMIGTSTVIARRSALLMVGGFDGRFRSASDWDLWLKLARTGAVGVVNQSLCEYTFGRVGAISGNHERRATAMKQILDKHAARAWRQPVILLAGYQRWLSARADCFRVRRAFGAAVLRELMGFCLKPEWQRLKMISGDTLRWLSLRT